Within Nitrospirota bacterium, the genomic segment CTGCATTCGGTTCTGGTGCTATGACTAACTCTATAGAGGAAATAGAAGAGGCCAATGTCCTTCTGATAATTGGGTCAAATACCACAGATGATCATCCTATGATAGGTGCAAGGGTAATAAGAGCAATTGACCGTGGGGCGACACTTATAGTTGCTGACCCGAGGGTAACACCGATAAGTAAACTTGCACATATATATCTTCAGCCAAGAGTAGGAACAGATGTAGCATGGCTGAATGGCATGATGAATATAATAATATCAGAAAACCTCGTAGACATATCCTTTATAAAGAGGAGGACAGAGAATTTCGACGAATTAGCGAGGGTAGTTTCAAGGTATACGCCTGAATTTGTGGAGAATATTACGGGAATCCCCGAAGAGAAACTCATACAGGCAGCGAGGGTATATGCCTCAGATAAGAAGGCAATGCTCATATACGGAATGGGACTTACACAGCATACAACCGGGGTGGACAATGTGAAAGCATGTGCAGACCTGGCTATGCTAACTGCACATGTAGGTCACAGGGTCTCCGGAATAAATCCCCTCAGGGGGCAGAATAATGTGCAGGGTGCTTGCGATATGGGTGCACTCCCTGATGTTTATACAGGCTATCAGAAAATCATAGATAATAAAGTACGGAAGAAATTCGAGACTGCATGGGATAGAAAACTGCCCAAAAATACAGGACTTACTCTCACAGAGGCTTTCGAAAGCGCTATAAATGGAAAGATAAAAGGTATGTATATTATGGGCGAAAATCCACTCGTTTCCAATCCAGACATCAATACGGTAGAAAAGGTGCTGGATAGCCTTGAATTTCTTGTGGTTCAGGACATATTTCTTACAAAGACGGCACAGAAAGCCCATGTAATCCTTCCAGGCGCATGTTTTGCTGAAAAAGACGGGACATTCACTAACACAGAACGGAGGGTTCAGCGGGTCAAAAAAGCAGTAGAACCTCCTGGAAAAGCGATGGCAGATATAGCTATAATCTGTGAGCTTTCCAGTCGGATGGGCTATCCTATGGAATACAAGGGAGCATATGAAGTAATGGAAGAGATAGCACTGCTCACACCTATATACAGTGGTATTTTCTTTTACCGACTCGAAGAAGGATGGGGACTTCAGTGGCCATGCAAGGACAGAACACATTTAGGAACCCCCTTCCTCCATAGAAAAAGATTTACGAGAGGTCAAGGTTCATTCACAGCTGTAGAATATAAACCTCCAGCAGAAGAGAGAGATGAAAATTACCCTTTCATCCTTACAACAGGGCGAAGCAGCTTCAGGTACCACACAGGGACTATGTGTGGGAGGACTTCTACCCTTGAAAGGGAATTACCTGAAAACTATGTAAATATGAATCCATCTGATGCTAATCCACTTGGTATAAAAAACGGTTCATATGTTAAGGTAGCATCAAGAAGGGGAGAGATTATAACCATGGTTGCTGTAAATGATTCTGTTCCGG encodes:
- the fdhF gene encoding formate dehydrogenase subunit alpha, which codes for MKKVLTICPYCGCGCGLYLTVEKDKVVGVLPSVEHPVSQGKLCVKGWNAHEFIHHPERLKTPLVRENGRLKEVSWDEAFRTIIDAFKRIISMAGSNAIFVLSSAKCTNEENYLLMKFARTVIGTNNIDNCARLCHSSSMGGLATAFGSGAMTNSIEEIEEANVLLIIGSNTTDDHPMIGARVIRAIDRGATLIVADPRVTPISKLAHIYLQPRVGTDVAWLNGMMNIIISENLVDISFIKRRTENFDELARVVSRYTPEFVENITGIPEEKLIQAARVYASDKKAMLIYGMGLTQHTTGVDNVKACADLAMLTAHVGHRVSGINPLRGQNNVQGACDMGALPDVYTGYQKIIDNKVRKKFETAWDRKLPKNTGLTLTEAFESAINGKIKGMYIMGENPLVSNPDINTVEKVLDSLEFLVVQDIFLTKTAQKAHVILPGACFAEKDGTFTNTERRVQRVKKAVEPPGKAMADIAIICELSSRMGYPMEYKGAYEVMEEIALLTPIYSGIFFYRLEEGWGLQWPCKDRTHLGTPFLHRKRFTRGQGSFTAVEYKPPAEERDENYPFILTTGRSSFRYHTGTMCGRTSTLERELPENYVNMNPSDANPLGIKNGSYVKVASRRGEIITMVAVNDSVPAGVVFIPFQYSNSPVNILTNPTPDPEAKIPEYKVCAVRIEPIPPHLP